The region TGTTGCAATCAAGAAATTCCGAGCGCTCTCTACATTTTCCGCAAAGTGCACACTTTTGCTGTCGGCAGGTAAACTTCTATTGAGCCAGCTGCTGCAGCAGATAAAGACGCTGGTACAAGCCGCCGTCGACCTGCATCAGCTGTTCATGCGGCCCCGCTTCCGTGATGCGGCCGTGGTTCAGCACGATGATGGTGTCGGCATCGCGGATGGTCGACAGGCGGTGCGCAATGGCGATGATGGTCACCTTGCCGCGCAATTCGTTCAGCGCCAGCTGCACGATCTGCTCGGTCTGGCTGTCGATGCGCGAGGTCGCTTCGTCCAGCAGCAGGATGCGCGGCTGGCCGGCCAGCGCGCGGGCGATCGCGATCAGCTGCTTCTGGCCCGACGACAGCCGCGAACCGCCTTCGCCCAGCGGCGTGTCGTAGCCGTGTTCCAGCGCCGCGATAAAGTCGTGCGCATGGGCCGCGCGCGCCGCCTGCTCGATCTGCGCCTGGCTGTAGCCGCGCCCCATGTCGATGTTGTCGCGCGCCGACGCCGCCAGCAGGAAGGGGTCTTGCGGCACCAGCCCGACGTCGGCGCGGAAGCGCTCGTTGTCTATGCTGTCCAGCGCCATGCCGTTGATGGCGATGCGGCCTTGCGCCACCGGGTAGAAGCGCAGCAGCAGGGAGAGCAGGGTGGACTTGCCGCTGCCCGTGTGGCCGACGATGCCGAAGAAGGCGCCTTGCAGTATCGTCAGTGACAGGTCGTGCAGCACCGGCTGGTTTTCCACATAGGCGAACGTCAGGTGCTCGATGGCCACCGCCGGCGTGCCTGCGGCGATTGCGCTGTCAGGCGCGCCGGCGGCCTTGCCCGGCGCATGTTCCAGCGCCTGGCGCTCGTCGAGCAGGGCCGAGACGCGGGCGGTGGCCACCACCGACTGCTGCAGCTGGCTGAACTGCATGGTGATCTGGATCAGCGGCTCGATCA is a window of Janthinobacterium sp. J1-1 DNA encoding:
- a CDS encoding ABC transporter transmembrane domain-containing protein, whose product is MQAIGLLRRAAAPDLRHLYWATFWLIIAAALEVTGPILGKALIDQHLLPRNLDWTRMSLLLGGCLLTGWIASGLRYLQLVRLSGLAMRSVQRLRVAVYQHVLRLPMAFFDRAITGQLVSRVTNDTEAVKSLYVQVLFVILDSSIVLIGTMAAMAFLDWRLMLIVLALLPAVLVIVFLYQRWSAPAVTRARALRSEINGQIAESIGGMSVLQANNAERRFGQRFAGINQDHYAARMHELRANAWLLRPALDMLNIVLLAVVIFSFGQREMGAVEVGVLYAFISYIARVIEPLIQITMQFSQLQQSVVATARVSALLDERQALEHAPGKAAGAPDSAIAAGTPAVAIEHLTFAYVENQPVLHDLSLTILQGAFFGIVGHTGSGKSTLLSLLLRFYPVAQGRIAINGMALDSIDNERFRADVGLVPQDPFLLAASARDNIDMGRGYSQAQIEQAARAAHAHDFIAALEHGYDTPLGEGGSRLSSGQKQLIAIARALAGQPRILLLDEATSRIDSQTEQIVQLALNELRGKVTIIAIAHRLSTIRDADTIIVLNHGRITEAGPHEQLMQVDGGLYQRLYLLQQLAQ